Proteins co-encoded in one Phycisphaerae bacterium genomic window:
- a CDS encoding GyrI-like domain-containing protein, with amino-acid sequence MVISGGLGRARRVRGISLVGALCACWMSPWSAHAGTASPPEDAAVSVRTLPAGRFVYVTYTGPYWAVGPRLAQVRADMARADAPECKLLVRYLDDPQTTYPSRMRIQVGFLAPDSFQAGSAYSAVDWPETRAAGVDLGTARSSPRRSMAELSAWALDQGLEICGPLMEIYENPSVGSGELETTVLLPVQVLPNVIAPEFPTLSSEVTTAGEQQAAVEPASAGGVTNNERTLVHAENPVGFHDTPRPSESSAVVGATLPGAHQRIKESGSPPHEDDLAPKERVIVDGLLGGQDASHKTWDAMITLRVRAVARALARRGSSSAPRVGALSAALDRRFTEVWGADAGDVSRHPLSSPNDANSSVRQNALREVDHLLGQMAVRTISDDAAADRLVELLGQMAARFGSAGEANAAMIPDN; translated from the coding sequence ATGGTTATTTCGGGTGGACTTGGTCGCGCGCGGCGTGTGCGGGGGATTTCCCTCGTGGGTGCCCTGTGCGCCTGCTGGATGTCTCCGTGGTCGGCACATGCCGGGACGGCTTCGCCACCGGAAGACGCGGCAGTCAGCGTGCGAACGCTCCCGGCCGGGCGGTTTGTGTACGTGACGTACACCGGTCCCTACTGGGCCGTCGGTCCGCGCCTTGCCCAGGTGCGGGCGGACATGGCTCGCGCCGACGCGCCGGAATGCAAGCTGCTGGTTCGCTATCTGGATGATCCGCAGACGACCTATCCGAGCCGGATGCGCATTCAGGTCGGATTCCTCGCTCCGGATTCGTTTCAAGCGGGATCGGCATACTCTGCCGTCGACTGGCCGGAAACCAGAGCGGCGGGTGTCGATCTTGGTACGGCGCGATCCTCTCCACGCCGGTCCATGGCGGAGCTCAGCGCCTGGGCGCTGGATCAGGGGCTTGAGATCTGCGGCCCCCTAATGGAGATCTACGAGAATCCGTCTGTTGGCAGTGGCGAGCTGGAAACGACCGTACTGCTTCCCGTCCAGGTATTGCCCAATGTGATAGCGCCGGAATTTCCCACTCTTTCAAGTGAAGTAACAACGGCGGGGGAGCAGCAAGCGGCGGTCGAGCCTGCTTCCGCGGGAGGCGTGACAAACAACGAACGCACCCTTGTCCACGCGGAGAATCCGGTGGGATTCCACGACACGCCGCGTCCCAGCGAATCCAGTGCCGTGGTTGGGGCAACGTTGCCGGGGGCCCACCAGAGAATTAAGGAATCGGGCTCGCCCCCCCACGAGGATGATCTGGCGCCCAAGGAGCGCGTCATTGTAGATGGGCTCTTGGGTGGTCAGGACGCTTCCCACAAGACGTGGGACGCAATGATCACACTCCGCGTTCGCGCCGTTGCCAGAGCTTTGGCACGCCGGGGAAGTTCCTCTGCGCCCCGAGTCGGAGCGCTTTCCGCGGCGCTGGATCGACGTTTTACGGAAGTCTGGGGCGCCGATGCCGGGGATGTCAGCCGGCACCCGTTGTCATCCCCGAATGATGCGAATTCGAGCGTTCGACAGAATGCCTTGCGTGAAGTGGACCATCTGCTGGGACAAATGGCGGTTCGGACCATTTCCGACGATGCAGCGGCGGACCGCCTCGTGGAACTTCTCGGGCAGATGGCGGCTCGTTTTGGCAGCGCCGGCGAGGCCAACGCGGCCATGATTCCGGACAATTGA
- a CDS encoding acetyl-CoA carboxylase carboxyltransferase subunit alpha — protein sequence MTTVPDSRAAVPAVQYLEFERSLQQIDRAIAELGQRASTNGNDAGEEIRRLSEQYQATLKRIYSGLTPWETVLVARHSARPLVPDYLRMIFRDFCELHGDRAYGDDKAIITGFARIGAHKVMVMGHNKGKDTKERVACHFGCAHPEGYRKALLKMRLAEKFGLPVVCLVDTQGAYPGIGAEERGIAQAIAVNLMEMSRLRTPVVCVVIGEGGSGGALGLGVGDRVAMFRNAFYSVISPEGCAAILWKTAERRQHAAEALKLTAADLKGLNIIDDIIDEPVGGAHRDPEAAAENLEKYITESLTHLKRMTLESLVAKRQERIRNLGRFFESASEPVRGKVTKQRSARRLTSRSNRLAAPVSRSRDVAS from the coding sequence ATGACGACCGTACCGGATTCTCGGGCGGCGGTTCCTGCCGTCCAATACCTTGAGTTTGAGCGTTCGCTCCAGCAGATCGATCGTGCGATCGCAGAATTGGGGCAGCGGGCGAGCACCAACGGCAACGATGCGGGTGAAGAGATTCGCCGTCTGAGCGAGCAGTATCAGGCGACACTGAAGCGCATCTACTCGGGATTGACGCCGTGGGAGACAGTTCTGGTAGCCCGCCACAGCGCCCGGCCGCTGGTTCCAGATTACCTCCGCATGATCTTTCGCGATTTCTGTGAGCTTCACGGGGACCGCGCCTATGGCGACGACAAGGCGATCATCACCGGGTTTGCTCGAATCGGGGCACACAAGGTGATGGTCATGGGCCACAACAAGGGTAAGGATACGAAGGAGCGCGTGGCGTGCCACTTCGGATGTGCCCATCCGGAAGGATATCGCAAGGCCCTGCTCAAGATGCGGCTGGCAGAGAAGTTCGGGCTCCCGGTCGTCTGTCTGGTTGACACGCAGGGTGCGTATCCGGGCATTGGGGCCGAGGAGCGCGGGATTGCCCAAGCCATCGCGGTAAACCTGATGGAGATGTCCCGCCTGCGGACGCCGGTCGTTTGCGTGGTGATCGGCGAGGGCGGCAGCGGGGGAGCACTCGGGCTGGGTGTGGGCGACCGCGTGGCCATGTTCCGCAACGCGTTCTATTCCGTCATTTCGCCGGAAGGATGCGCGGCGATTCTGTGGAAGACGGCGGAGCGAAGGCAGCATGCCGCCGAAGCTCTGAAGCTCACGGCCGCGGATCTCAAGGGTCTCAACATCATCGACGACATCATTGACGAGCCCGTCGGCGGGGCGCACCGCGATCCCGAGGCGGCGGCGGAGAACCTCGAGAAGTACATCACCGAGTCGCTGACGCACCTGAAGCGGATGACGCTGGAATCGCTGGTGGCCAAGCGGCAGGAGCGAATCCGCAATCTGGGCCGGTTCTTCGAATCGGCCAGCGAACCTGTGCGCGGGAAGGTTACCAAGCAGCGGAGTGCCCGCCGACTCACGAGTCGAAGCAACCGCCTGGCTGCACCGGTCTCGCGTTCGCGCGACGTGGCGTCGTAG
- a CDS encoding MFS transporter, with amino-acid sequence MTKEFVAAEPRLTWRYPARFWIANVGELFERAAYYGMFISLTLYLSRVVEFSDREAGVVSGTFAAVLYLMPLFMGALADKIGFRRALMAAFALLAIGYLLMGAVPGKVSTLAALGFVAIGGAIVKPVISGTVSLSSDDTNRARAFSIFYFMVNVGSFTGKTVAAPLREYWSLEHIMYYASAMAVCGFIVTALFYRHEDTPGTAKRPSEVLTGLFKVVLNFRFMALIVIIAGFWLIQGQLYASIPKYVLRLQGEAAKPEWLANINPLIVVLLVVPITHMVRNLKPVISIGIGLFIIPLAALSIALTPMLEGIAGSLIDFGAFTLHPLTVMAIVGIAMIGLAECFLSPKFLEFASKQAPPGEEGLYMGYQNLTVFIAWFVGFILAGDLLVRYCPDPATLPEAVQRQWETAIATGSALPEAYAHAHYIWFVFAAIGGAAFVALWIFWLVTSWLDKKGESAG; translated from the coding sequence ATGACGAAAGAATTCGTCGCGGCCGAGCCCAGGCTCACGTGGCGCTACCCCGCACGATTCTGGATCGCTAACGTCGGCGAGCTTTTCGAGCGTGCGGCGTACTATGGCATGTTCATTTCGCTGACGCTGTACCTCAGTCGGGTCGTCGAGTTCAGCGATCGGGAGGCGGGCGTGGTTTCCGGGACCTTTGCCGCCGTGCTTTATCTCATGCCGCTATTCATGGGAGCGCTGGCCGACAAGATCGGGTTTCGGCGGGCCTTGATGGCGGCGTTTGCCCTGCTGGCCATCGGGTACTTGCTAATGGGCGCCGTTCCCGGCAAGGTCTCAACGCTTGCGGCGCTGGGGTTCGTCGCGATAGGCGGGGCGATCGTCAAGCCGGTGATCAGCGGGACGGTATCGCTGAGTTCCGACGATACCAACCGCGCCCGGGCCTTTTCGATATTCTACTTCATGGTCAACGTCGGAAGCTTCACGGGCAAGACCGTGGCCGCTCCGCTCCGCGAATATTGGAGCCTCGAGCACATCATGTACTATGCCTCGGCGATGGCCGTCTGCGGGTTCATTGTCACGGCGCTGTTCTATCGCCACGAGGATACTCCCGGCACGGCCAAGCGGCCGAGTGAAGTGCTGACCGGGCTGTTCAAGGTCGTGCTCAACTTCCGGTTTATGGCCCTGATCGTCATCATCGCTGGTTTTTGGTTGATTCAGGGACAGCTGTATGCGAGCATTCCCAAGTACGTCCTGCGCCTGCAGGGCGAAGCGGCCAAGCCCGAATGGCTGGCGAACATCAATCCGCTCATTGTCGTATTGCTGGTCGTGCCCATCACGCATATGGTGCGAAATCTCAAGCCGGTTATCTCGATTGGCATTGGGCTTTTCATCATACCGCTCGCGGCATTGAGCATTGCTCTGACTCCTATGTTGGAAGGAATCGCGGGGTCTTTGATCGATTTCGGTGCCTTCACCCTGCATCCTCTCACGGTGATGGCCATCGTGGGCATTGCCATGATCGGCCTGGCCGAGTGCTTCCTCTCCCCGAAATTCCTGGAGTTCGCGTCGAAACAGGCCCCACCGGGAGAGGAGGGGCTGTACATGGGCTATCAGAATCTGACCGTTTTTATCGCATGGTTCGTAGGATTCATCCTGGCGGGTGACCTGCTAGTTCGCTACTGCCCCGATCCGGCGACGCTGCCGGAAGCCGTGCAACGGCAGTGGGAAACGGCGATCGCGACGGGGAGTGCGTTGCCCGAAGCCTACGCCCATGCCCACTACATCTGGTTCGTGTTCGCGGCGATCGGCGGGGCGGCGTTCGTGGCGTTGTGGATCTTCTGGCTGGTGACCAGTTGGCTGGACAAGAAGGGTGAATCTGCGGGGTAG
- a CDS encoding M20/M25/M40 family metallo-hydrolase — MLALHQKILQDMLSIPTAPFAEHAVIDYVRKFCQKLGTPRVAEDKVGNLLVHIRQGNRKVTRPVCITAHLDHPGFIADRMLGGKRLRAFWRGGVPKEYFVGTGVRFYTDGGAVKGRIRSIKTVDRDGQKRVDTCTVELARAADVPHGTVGMWDLPDPQIRNGRIHARGCDDIAGASAMLCAMESLVRRNVSCDTYYLFTRAEEVGFIGAIAAARLKTIPKKCLVVAMENSSQLPNARMGDGPILRVGDRASTFTPAVTSFCHRVARELASTDSSFKYQRKLMDGGTCESSAYCVLGYEATGMCLALGNYHNIDAKRRKIAPEFIDLSDFENVVKWFVELARTPHAYAGRDDVLYDRIIDLEKTYRTLLRRSVRKPA, encoded by the coding sequence ATGCTTGCCCTCCACCAGAAGATTCTCCAGGATATGCTTTCCATTCCCACGGCACCCTTCGCCGAACACGCCGTCATCGATTACGTGAGAAAATTCTGCCAGAAGCTGGGCACGCCGCGGGTTGCTGAGGACAAGGTCGGCAATCTGCTCGTGCACATTCGCCAGGGCAATCGCAAGGTCACCCGCCCCGTGTGCATCACCGCCCACCTCGACCACCCCGGCTTCATCGCGGACAGGATGCTCGGCGGCAAGCGCCTGCGGGCCTTTTGGCGCGGCGGCGTCCCGAAAGAGTATTTCGTCGGCACGGGCGTACGCTTTTACACCGACGGCGGTGCCGTGAAAGGTAGGATCAGGTCGATCAAGACCGTCGATCGCGATGGGCAGAAACGCGTCGATACCTGCACCGTGGAACTCGCTCGCGCGGCCGACGTCCCCCACGGGACCGTCGGCATGTGGGACCTGCCCGATCCGCAGATCCGGAACGGGCGCATTCATGCCCGCGGATGCGACGACATCGCCGGGGCGTCGGCCATGCTCTGCGCCATGGAATCGCTCGTCCGCCGCAACGTTTCCTGCGACACGTATTACCTCTTCACGCGGGCCGAGGAGGTCGGCTTCATCGGGGCCATCGCCGCCGCCCGGCTCAAGACCATTCCGAAGAAATGCCTTGTCGTAGCCATGGAGAACAGCTCCCAGCTTCCCAATGCCCGCATGGGTGACGGACCTATCCTCCGCGTCGGCGATCGCGCCAGCACGTTCACGCCTGCGGTGACATCGTTCTGTCACCGCGTCGCCCGCGAGCTGGCCTCGACCGACTCCTCCTTCAAATATCAGCGCAAGCTCATGGACGGCGGCACGTGCGAGTCCAGCGCCTACTGCGTGCTGGGCTACGAGGCCACCGGCATGTGCCTCGCCCTGGGTAACTACCACAACATCGATGCCAAGCGCCGCAAGATCGCCCCGGAGTTCATCGACCTGAGCGACTTCGAGAACGTGGTGAAATGGTTCGTGGAGCTGGCCCGCACCCCCCATGCCTACGCCGGCCGGGACGATGTGCTGTACGATCGCATCATCGACCTGGAAAAAACCTACCGCACCCTTCTGCGCCGATCCGTCAGGAAACCGGCGTAG
- a CDS encoding GNAT family N-acetyltransferase: MTRGEIQDCDRDEVARFIERHWHSRAIMSRGRKFYPHEGPGLIERRDGQIVGLLTYQVEDGVMEILTLNSTIPGAGIGSSLMLDAIEKARCHQCKKVWLTTTNDKIKAIGFYQRLGFRMTAINLGVVDEARKIKPEIPEFGEHNVRIRDEIVMELPLIRYGS; encoded by the coding sequence ATGACACGCGGGGAGATACAGGATTGCGATCGGGACGAGGTTGCCCGGTTCATCGAGCGGCACTGGCACAGCCGCGCGATCATGAGCCGGGGACGAAAGTTCTATCCCCACGAAGGGCCGGGGCTCATCGAGCGCCGCGACGGGCAAATCGTCGGGCTGCTGACTTACCAAGTTGAAGATGGCGTGATGGAGATTCTGACGCTCAACAGCACGATTCCGGGCGCGGGCATCGGATCGTCGCTCATGCTCGACGCGATTGAAAAAGCCCGATGTCATCAATGCAAGAAGGTCTGGCTTACAACGACAAACGACAAGATCAAGGCCATTGGCTTCTATCAGCGGCTCGGGTTTCGTATGACGGCCATCAACCTCGGCGTCGTGGACGAGGCGCGAAAGATCAAGCCGGAAATTCCCGAGTTCGGCGAGCACAATGTGCGTATTCGCGACGAAATCGTGATGGAACTCCCGCTGATTCGCTATGGCTCGTAA
- a CDS encoding PIG-L family deacetylase translates to MASMQLDIVFAAPHPDDLEIGMGGTIAKLVKQGYRVGMVHMTNGEPTPRGTPETRLREMRAAADVLGVAVCDMLDLPNRVLMDGPEARYAVATALRRYRPKILVGMAGRTPSASPDHYQAQLITEASRFYSQFTKWNDRFDQTEPWRVDHLVYRPTRIAAEVTHWFCQFVVDITDTIEQKIEAIRCYKSQFDDRRFEGLAHYVRSWAGTEGGAVGVRYGELYALPRPLGVEDMIGVLGHWRIPPPFDATGSTIDPARQPGEALG, encoded by the coding sequence ATGGCCTCAATGCAACTCGACATCGTCTTTGCGGCACCCCATCCCGACGACCTCGAGATCGGCATGGGGGGCACCATTGCCAAACTGGTCAAGCAGGGGTACCGCGTGGGCATGGTCCACATGACCAACGGTGAGCCGACCCCTCGCGGCACGCCGGAAACACGCCTTCGGGAAATGCGTGCCGCGGCCGATGTTCTCGGAGTCGCCGTCTGCGACATGCTCGACTTGCCCAATCGCGTGCTGATGGACGGCCCGGAGGCCCGCTATGCCGTGGCCACGGCGCTGCGGCGCTATCGCCCGAAGATTCTCGTGGGCATGGCCGGCCGGACGCCGTCGGCCTCGCCGGATCACTACCAGGCGCAACTGATCACGGAGGCTTCCCGCTTCTACTCCCAGTTCACCAAGTGGAACGACCGCTTCGACCAAACGGAGCCCTGGCGGGTCGATCACCTCGTTTACCGTCCGACGCGGATCGCGGCCGAGGTAACCCACTGGTTCTGCCAATTCGTCGTGGACATTACCGACACGATCGAGCAGAAGATCGAGGCCATTCGTTGCTACAAGTCGCAGTTCGACGACCGCCGTTTCGAAGGTTTGGCCCACTATGTTCGCTCGTGGGCGGGCACGGAGGGTGGCGCCGTCGGGGTACGCTACGGCGAGCTTTATGCGTTGCCGCGTCCTCTGGGCGTTGAGGACATGATCGGCGTGCTGGGCCATTGGCGGATACCGCCGCCGTTCGACGCCACGGGATCAACCATCGATCCCGCCCGGCAGCCGGGTGAAGCGCTGGGATAG
- a CDS encoding sulfide/dihydroorotate dehydrogenase-like FAD/NAD-binding protein, translating to MFPVQEACWLAPKVRRLVVHAPRVARRHEPGHFVILRVHDGGERIPLTIADSNAENGTITLIIQVVGATTEKLCALEQGDSIANVAGPMGKPTEIENFGHAVLVGGGVGTAVIYPQAGALRRAGNKVSAIMGGRSGEYVILEKELSQYCDNVYPCTDDGSYGFKGFVTNKLKELIEQSGDVGAVLAAGPVPMMRAVAEVTRPLKIHTIVSLNPVMVDGTGMCGGCRVTVDGQMKFACVDGPEFDAHLVDFKELADRLTTYREQEALAWNRLHELQASGGCTTTTCRMAELEQTETAK from the coding sequence ATGTTCCCCGTTCAGGAGGCCTGCTGGCTGGCGCCCAAGGTTCGCCGGCTTGTCGTGCACGCACCGCGCGTGGCCCGGCGGCACGAACCCGGTCACTTCGTCATCCTCCGCGTCCACGACGGTGGGGAGCGAATCCCCCTGACCATCGCCGATTCCAATGCTGAGAACGGAACGATCACCCTGATCATTCAGGTTGTCGGAGCGACTACAGAGAAGCTTTGCGCTCTCGAACAGGGTGACTCGATTGCCAACGTCGCCGGCCCGATGGGCAAGCCCACGGAGATCGAGAACTTCGGCCACGCCGTGCTGGTCGGCGGCGGCGTGGGCACGGCCGTGATCTATCCGCAAGCGGGCGCCCTGCGTCGCGCAGGCAACAAGGTCTCGGCGATCATGGGCGGACGCTCCGGGGAATACGTCATCCTTGAGAAAGAGCTTTCCCAGTACTGCGACAACGTCTACCCCTGTACGGATGATGGCAGTTACGGCTTTAAGGGCTTTGTCACGAATAAGCTGAAGGAGCTTATCGAGCAGAGTGGAGACGTGGGGGCGGTGTTGGCTGCGGGGCCCGTGCCGATGATGCGGGCTGTGGCCGAGGTTACCCGTCCTCTCAAGATTCACACGATTGTTTCGCTGAACCCTGTCATGGTCGACGGCACGGGCATGTGCGGTGGGTGCCGGGTAACGGTGGACGGGCAGATGAAATTCGCCTGCGTGGATGGGCCGGAATTCGACGCCCACCTGGTTGATTTCAAGGAGCTGGCGGACCGGCTCACGACCTATCGGGAGCAGGAGGCGCTGGCCTGGAATCGGCTGCACGAGTTGCAGGCTTCGGGCGGATGCACGACGACAACTTGTCGCATGGCGGAATTGGAGCAGACGGAAACGGCGAAGTGA
- the gltA gene encoding NADPH-dependent glutamate synthase — protein MSTMKPSERMKIPRQSMPEMEADVRAHCFQEVNCGYSAEAAGLEAERCLQCKDAKCIRGCPVGVNIPAFVDAVARNDLSAAADILFADNVLPGITGRVCPQETQCEEVCVRAKKGSPVGIGYLERFVADWARVHRKELFERPAQTGKRVAVVGSGPGGLTCAGELAKRGHAVTVYEALHRPGGVLVYGIPEFRLPKIIVDDEVESLRKRGVEIITDVIIGQTYTIHELLNEEGFDAVFIANGAGLPVFQGIPGENLKGVYSANEFLTRVNLMAAYLGEGSDTPVIPATEAVVCGGGNTAMDGVRTARRLGADPATLVYRRSREEMPARVEEVKHAEEEGVVFRFLCSPVEVLGDENGWVRAVKCIQMQLGEPDASGRRRPVPIQGSEFEIPCKVFIQAIGTKANPLLTQTTPGLETNKWGNIIVDENNMTSIPGVFAGGDIVRGGATVILAMGDGKNAAGAIHEYLLSGKKSPDEREEAAAAV, from the coding sequence ATGAGCACGATGAAGCCCTCGGAACGGATGAAGATCCCGCGTCAGTCCATGCCCGAAATGGAGGCCGACGTCCGCGCCCACTGCTTTCAGGAAGTGAACTGCGGATACTCGGCCGAGGCCGCGGGATTGGAGGCCGAACGCTGCTTGCAGTGCAAGGACGCCAAGTGCATCCGCGGGTGTCCCGTGGGCGTGAACATTCCCGCCTTCGTGGACGCCGTCGCTCGCAACGACTTGTCCGCCGCGGCCGACATCCTCTTCGCGGACAACGTCCTCCCGGGCATCACCGGCCGGGTCTGTCCGCAGGAGACGCAGTGCGAGGAAGTGTGCGTCCGGGCGAAGAAGGGCTCGCCGGTGGGGATCGGCTACCTGGAGCGGTTCGTCGCCGATTGGGCCCGCGTGCATCGCAAGGAGCTCTTCGAACGGCCGGCGCAGACGGGCAAGCGGGTGGCCGTGGTCGGATCGGGTCCGGGCGGATTGACCTGCGCCGGGGAACTGGCCAAGCGCGGGCACGCCGTCACCGTGTATGAGGCCTTGCATCGACCCGGCGGCGTGCTGGTTTACGGCATCCCTGAGTTCCGCCTGCCGAAGATCATCGTCGATGACGAGGTGGAATCGCTCCGCAAGCGCGGGGTGGAGATCATCACCGACGTGATCATCGGGCAGACCTACACCATCCACGAACTGCTCAACGAAGAAGGCTTCGACGCCGTGTTCATCGCCAACGGAGCGGGCCTTCCCGTGTTCCAGGGCATCCCAGGCGAAAACCTCAAGGGCGTCTACTCCGCCAACGAGTTCCTGACCCGTGTGAATCTCATGGCCGCGTACCTCGGCGAAGGATCCGACACACCGGTCATCCCGGCCACGGAGGCAGTGGTCTGCGGCGGGGGTAATACGGCCATGGACGGTGTGCGCACGGCCCGTCGCCTGGGGGCCGACCCGGCCACGCTGGTCTACCGCCGCTCGCGGGAGGAGATGCCGGCGCGGGTCGAGGAGGTGAAGCACGCCGAGGAAGAGGGCGTGGTCTTTCGCTTCCTGTGCAGCCCGGTGGAAGTGCTGGGCGATGAGAACGGCTGGGTCCGGGCGGTGAAGTGCATCCAGATGCAACTCGGCGAGCCGGACGCCTCCGGCCGGCGGCGCCCCGTGCCCATCCAAGGCAGCGAGTTCGAGATTCCATGTAAGGTGTTCATCCAGGCCATCGGCACCAAGGCCAACCCCCTGCTCACCCAGACCACGCCGGGCCTGGAGACCAACAAGTGGGGCAACATCATCGTCGACGAGAACAACATGACCAGTATCCCGGGCGTCTTCGCGGGTGGAGACATCGTCCGCGGCGGGGCGACGGTGATCCTGGCCATGGGCGACGGCAAGAACGCCGCGGGAGCGATTCACGAGTATCTGCTGAGTGGGAAGAAATCACCGGACGAGCGAGAGGAAGCTGCGGCGGCGGTGTGA
- a CDS encoding murein peptide amidase A: MPVILLGRSIEGRRIEAFEIGRGGRPRVLILGGTHGDEPKSVDIAQRLIRSLAQIFEGGSGSRGLKPAARKNSRETHWLIVPCVNPDGFALRKRRNARGVDINRNFPTDNWTLLAERSRMYGGSRPASEPETRAVIRAVEHHQPALIVTIHSIDRNRYCVNYDGPARRVAKRMSRVNGYPLAESIGYPTPGSFGTWAGIEQGIPTITLELPSHHSAKRCWEDNAAALLGVAVSTGTRAQAKFSVLR; this comes from the coding sequence TTGCCCGTGATCCTGCTGGGACGATCGATCGAAGGCCGGCGCATCGAGGCTTTCGAAATCGGTCGCGGCGGGCGTCCTCGCGTATTGATTCTGGGGGGCACGCACGGCGACGAGCCGAAGAGCGTCGATATTGCACAGCGATTGATCCGCTCACTCGCCCAGATTTTTGAAGGCGGATCAGGATCGCGCGGGCTCAAGCCTGCGGCTCGGAAGAACAGCCGGGAGACGCATTGGCTGATCGTGCCCTGCGTGAACCCGGACGGGTTTGCGTTGCGGAAGCGGCGTAACGCGCGAGGTGTGGACATCAATCGCAATTTCCCAACGGATAATTGGACACTGCTGGCGGAGCGAAGTCGCATGTACGGGGGCTCAAGGCCGGCAAGCGAGCCGGAGACGCGGGCGGTCATCCGCGCTGTGGAGCACCATCAGCCTGCGCTTATCGTGACCATCCACTCCATCGATCGGAATCGCTATTGCGTCAACTACGACGGCCCGGCGAGGCGCGTCGCTAAGCGCATGTCTCGCGTGAACGGCTATCCCCTGGCAGAGAGCATCGGTTACCCCACGCCGGGGAGCTTCGGCACCTGGGCGGGCATCGAGCAGGGCATCCCGACGATCACTCTGGAACTGCCATCGCATCATTCCGCGAAGCGGTGCTGGGAGGACAACGCGGCCGCGCTGCTGGGGGTCGCCGTTTCCACGGGCACTCGCGCACAGGCCAAGTTCAGTGTGCTTCGTTAG
- a CDS encoding nucleotide pyrophosphohydrolase, whose translation MTTVAELKRHMAEFVAERDWQPFHDPKNLAMSLAIETAELMEHFQWLRSEQLPAVRDDRAMMAEITEEVADIAAYLLSFANSMGIDLAAAFEAKMKKNAEKYPADAFRGRFK comes from the coding sequence ATGACAACGGTGGCGGAGCTAAAGCGTCACATGGCCGAATTCGTAGCCGAACGGGACTGGCAACCGTTTCATGACCCCAAGAACCTTGCGATGTCACTGGCCATCGAGACCGCCGAGCTCATGGAGCACTTCCAGTGGTTACGCAGTGAACAGCTTCCGGCGGTGCGGGACGACCGCGCGATGATGGCGGAGATCACCGAGGAGGTCGCGGACATTGCCGCGTACCTGCTCTCGTTCGCCAACAGCATGGGGATCGATCTCGCCGCGGCGTTCGAGGCGAAAATGAAGAAAAACGCCGAGAAATACCCGGCGGATGCCTTCCGGGGGAGATTCAAGTAG